A genomic segment from Aegilops tauschii subsp. strangulata cultivar AL8/78 chromosome 1, Aet v6.0, whole genome shotgun sequence encodes:
- the LOC109768506 gene encoding protein PHYTOCHROME-DEPENDENT LATE-FLOWERING isoform X2, whose product MGISFKLSKVGVRVQPTARSAAPGLPAAVDTEKPGAGEKDGSRPEAKREDAIAERANDANGMKISPACSRAILPDHEVSFTFSLYDRGYLIAKSAVPSVQDGKTLHPYDRASEKLFSAIEAGRLPGDILDEIPSKYYNGSVICEIRDYRKHASNQVHAPSAELGLPAVNKVQLQMTFENVVRDIMLLSDDSWSYRDFMEAESRIVKALQPALCLDPTPKLDRLCQDPVPHKLNLGVGRKRRLRQNPDVVVTSSYMSHGKKVCIDRVSESTKTDEMGIASSNVTHQVLDNITSQIMSGGSQPLRPGSSQDAARMSMVSHSGIQQNINYSAVGNDRGAGGPVSFTGVNSSTSSQNMMAYNDNGLLSVKRELQEAPLQDPKRVKPTIGTDDIQQQQQRQQIRPQSAALGGQDMQWKKGMQYASLNGQRYPSPMVNNMQDSGASFYFREQGLRYGAKQEQMDGMDRCKDPLQAMPPENTVLDQQQSHAQHLSQQAAARNNLQNMAQWQNPRGPSEKDMKKEEMLQRRKLAAASRVSSAPMVQSPVSSKSGEISSSSMGGQFGSAATSAAIGSHKDNKFATSSSAAVGYPSVVSSPSDSMHRMQQPSVAPSKRKNSAPKTQPLVSSVGSPASVSNMLPIPNASSPSVGTSMADQSILEKFRNIEAISNRHQLHNKKNKVDKLSNNRKPMINASREKVVTLLSSCFHTEDYKDELRPLCNSMLSGTINSFRTRILNFVVANRSYQGPTKLFRIIFKDKPDGTVGMQYGDPEDFDNRNSHECTLILPTKYHADLLATQLIARMEKEGYDKADDQVVPSNPPGNLSGLSGMLPDNTANEVKQEGGITQQLNAAAHANMVSGSPLQQLSANRMLPSGSSNQAVPMQQGYMQGATMSPRSQQLDQSLIQQQQQQQPQLQQNAQSQLQQQTSLPLNQMQRPQLLPTSPLSQMLGPGSNLPMGSNHMSNTKATPASLQLHMMQQAQQQQPVQMSRKVMMGPGSSVNMGNMVNNVVGLSGLGNIMGMGNLRPMSSPMGSMSGLGNSPNQMSLGMASNLAAAGLRPGMNPAAIAKMRMGLAHQQRVTSLYPQTGMVGLPGSGSPILPSSAGLAMMGHHSLNRNNLNPMQRAMMSPMGPPKMPVGNFQMNAQQQMQQLQQLQQQQQLQQQQLQQNPQQQQQQQQLQQQQQLQQQQMQQLQQQQQLQQQQQQQQQQQMGSPLQQAAQVGSPAGSQQSLLMQQQQINPQQMAAMSPQLSSGPLQQVNNNVVNPVGTPGPPQSPQLSSHSQTQGSVSSIANSPMEQLQSANTGGPGSM is encoded by the exons GATGCTATTGCCGAGAGAGCTAATGATGCGAATGGCATGAAGATTTCACCAGCATGCTCTAGGGCGATTTTGCCAG ATCATGAAGTTTCTTTCACTTTCAGTCTCTATGATAGAGGTTACCTCATCGCCAAGTCAGCAGTG CCCTCTGTTCAGGATGGGAAAACActgcatccatatgatagagcgTCAGAAAAATTGTTTTCT GCCATTGAAGCTGGAAGGCTGCCTGGAGATATTCTTGATGAGATACCAAGCAAGTACTACAATGGTTCAGTTATCTGTGAG ATACGCGACTACCGAAAGCATGCATCCAATCAAGTTCATGCACCATCTGCTGAGTTAGGACTACCTGCTGTGAATAAAGTGCAGCTTCAGATGACATTTGAAAATGTTGTTAGGGACATTATGCTGCTATCTGATGATTCATGGAGTTACAGAGATTTCATG GAGGCAGAGTCACGGATTGTCAAAGCTCTACAACCAGCACTTTGCTTAGACCCTACACCAAAGTTGGACCGACTTTGTCAGGATCCTGTTCCTCATAAG TTAAACCTTGGTGTTGGAAGAAAGAGGCGGTTGAGGCAAAATCCTGACGTTGTTGTCACATCCAGTTACATGTCTCATGGTAAAAAGGTGTGCATTGATAGGGTGTCTGAAAGTACCAAAACGGACGAGATGGGTATTGCAAGTAGCAATGTTACTCACCAGGTCCTTGATAACATTACTTCGCAAATTATGTCAGGTGGCTCTCAACCACTCAGACCAGGTAGTTCACAGGATGCAGCTAGAATGTCAATGGTGTCCCATTCTGGTATCCAGCAAAATATCAATTATTCTGCTGTTGGTAATGATCGTGGGGCAGGAGGTCCTGTCAGTTTTACTGGAGTCAATTCAAGCACTTCATCTCAGAACATGATGGCTTACAATGACAATGGCCTTCTATCTGTGAAGAGGGAACTACAAGAAGCTCCACTGCAAGACCCTAAAAGAGTAAAACCAACAATTGGCACTGATGATAtccagcagcagcaacagcggCAGCAGATACGGCCTCAATCAGCTGCCCTTGGTGGGCAGGACATGCAATGGAAGAAGGGGATGCAGTATGCTTCATTGAATGGCCAGAGATACCCTTCTCCAATGGTGAACAATATGCAAGATTCAGGGGCTTCCTTTTATTTCAGAGAGCAGGGTTTGAGATATGGTGCTAAGCAAGAGCAGATGGATGGCATGGACAGATGCAAAGACCCCTTGCAGGCTATGCCCCCTGAAAATACTGTGCTCGATCAGCAGCAGTCCCATGCTCAACATTTGTCACAACAAGCAGCAGCTAGAAACAATCTACAGAACATGGCACAGTGGCAGAATCCTCGGGGTCCAAGTGAGAAAGACATGAAGAAAGAAGAAATGCTTCAGAGAAGAAAGTTAGCTGCTGCCTCTCGTGTCTCTTCTGCACCAATGGTTCAGTCTCCAGTATCCTCTAAATCTGGAGAGATATCAAGCAGTTCAATGGGTGGCCAGTTTGGTTCTGCTGCGACATCTGCTGCAATTGGATCACATAAAGATAATAAGTTTGCCACGAGTTCTAGTGCTGCCGTAGGATACCCGTCTGTGGTTTCCAGTCCTAGTGATTCTATGCACCGGATGCAGCAGCCTTCGGTTGCTCCTTCAAAAAGGAAAAATTCTGCCCCCAAGACTCAACCACTTGTAAGCAGTGTAGGGTccccagccagtgtttcaaacaTGCTTCCTATACCGAATGCTAGCAGCCCTTCTGTTGGGACATCAATGGCTGACCAATCAATTCTTGAGAAATTTAGAAATATTGAGGCTATATCCAATCG GCATCAGCTGCACAATAAGAAGAACAAAGTTGATAAGTTATCTAATAATAGGAAGCCCATGATAAATGCAAGCCGAGAGAAAGTTGTTACACTTCTCTCCAGTTGCTTCCATACTGAGGATTACAAAGATGAGTTGAGGCCTCTTTGTAATTCTATGTTGAGTGGAACAATAAATTCCTTTAGGACCAGAATACTGAACTTTGTTGTGGCCAACCGCTCATACCAAG GTCCTACAAAGCTGTTCCGGATCATTTTCAAGGATAAGCCTGATGGGACAGTGGGAATGCAATATGGAGACCCAGAAGATTTCGACAATCGGAACTCACATGAATGTACACTCATATTACCCACCAAG TACCATGCCGACTTGCTTGCAACACAACTTATTGCTCGG ATGGAGAAAGAAGGCTATGATAAGGCAGATGATCAAGTTGTGCCCAGCAACCCTCCTGGTAACCTCAGTGGACTATCAGGCATGTTACCAGACAATACAGCTAATGAAGTGAAACAAGAGGGAGGTATAACCCAGCAACTTAATGCTGCAGCCCATGCAAATATGGTATCTGGAAGCCCTTTGCAACAACTTTCTGCCAATAGGATGCTTCCATCTGGGAGTAGCAACCAGGCAGTACCAATGCAGCAAGGGTATATGCAGGGTGCAACCATGTCTCCAAGGAGTCAACAACTCGACCAGAGTTTGATCcagcagcaacaacagcagcagccacAGCTGCAGCAGAATGCACAATCACAGCTTCAGCAACAAACATCTCTTCCTCTCAACCAGATGCAGAGACCCCAACTGCTACCAACAAGCCCATTATCTCAGATGCTGGGGCCTGGCTCAAATCTCCCAATGGGCTCAAACCACATGAGTAACACCAAGGCTACTCCTGCTTCCTTGCAGCTTCATATGATGCAGCAAGCACAGCAGCAACAGCCAGTGCAGATGTCGAGAAAAGTGATGATGGGGCCTGGCTCATCTGTGAACATGGGCAATATGGTTAACAATGTAGTAGGCCTCAGCGGTCTTGGAAATATTATGGGAATGGGCAATTTGCGGCCGATGTCCTCCCCGATGGGATCCATGTCAGGCTTAGGGAACAGTCCCAATCAGATGAGCCTTGGAATGGCATCCAATCTTGCCGCAGCTGGGCTTCGTCCAGGTATGAACCCTGCTGCTATTGCCAAGATGCGTATGGGATTAGCTCATCAACAAAGGGTGACCAGCCTTTACCCCCAGACTGGAATGGTTGGATTGCCTGGCAGTGGTTCACCAATCCTTCCTAGTTCTGCCGGCTTGGCCATGATGGGCCATCATTCACTAAATAGAAACAACCTTAATCCCATGCAGAGGGCCATGATGTCTCCAATGGGTCCACCAAAGATGCCAGTGGGTAATTTTCAGATGAATGCCCAACAGCAAATGCAACAGCTGCAGCagctgcagcagcagcagcaactgCAGCAGCAGCAACTCCAACAGAAcccacagcagcagcagcagcagcagcagctacagcagcagcagcaactaCAACAGCAACAGATGCAACAGCTCCAGCAACAGCAGCAactacagcagcagcagcagcagcagcaacaacaacaaatGGGATCTCCTTTGCAGCAGGCGGCACAAGTAGGTTCGCCTGCTGGTTCACAACAGTCATTGCTGATGCAGCAGCAGCAAATAAACCCGCAGCAAATGGCTGCGATGAGCCCGCAATTGAGCTCAGGGCCTCTGCAACAAGTGAATAACAATGTAGTCAATCCTGTGGGGACGCCAGGCCCGCCTCAAAGTCCACAGTTGAGCTCACACTCACAGACCCAAGGTTCAGTCAGCAGCATTGCAAACTCTCCAATGGAACAGCTGCAAAGTGCCAATACGGGAGGTCCTGGTAGCATGTAG
- the LOC109768506 gene encoding protein PHYTOCHROME-DEPENDENT LATE-FLOWERING isoform X1 encodes MGISFKLSKVGVRVQPTARSAAPGLPAAVDTEKPGAGEKDGSRPEAKREDAIAERANDANGMKISPACSRAILPDHEVSFTFSLYDRGYLIAKSAVLDPCQPSVQDGKTLHPYDRASEKLFSAIEAGRLPGDILDEIPSKYYNGSVICEIRDYRKHASNQVHAPSAELGLPAVNKVQLQMTFENVVRDIMLLSDDSWSYRDFMEAESRIVKALQPALCLDPTPKLDRLCQDPVPHKLNLGVGRKRRLRQNPDVVVTSSYMSHGKKVCIDRVSESTKTDEMGIASSNVTHQVLDNITSQIMSGGSQPLRPGSSQDAARMSMVSHSGIQQNINYSAVGNDRGAGGPVSFTGVNSSTSSQNMMAYNDNGLLSVKRELQEAPLQDPKRVKPTIGTDDIQQQQQRQQIRPQSAALGGQDMQWKKGMQYASLNGQRYPSPMVNNMQDSGASFYFREQGLRYGAKQEQMDGMDRCKDPLQAMPPENTVLDQQQSHAQHLSQQAAARNNLQNMAQWQNPRGPSEKDMKKEEMLQRRKLAAASRVSSAPMVQSPVSSKSGEISSSSMGGQFGSAATSAAIGSHKDNKFATSSSAAVGYPSVVSSPSDSMHRMQQPSVAPSKRKNSAPKTQPLVSSVGSPASVSNMLPIPNASSPSVGTSMADQSILEKFRNIEAISNRHQLHNKKNKVDKLSNNRKPMINASREKVVTLLSSCFHTEDYKDELRPLCNSMLSGTINSFRTRILNFVVANRSYQGPTKLFRIIFKDKPDGTVGMQYGDPEDFDNRNSHECTLILPTKYHADLLATQLIARMEKEGYDKADDQVVPSNPPGNLSGLSGMLPDNTANEVKQEGGITQQLNAAAHANMVSGSPLQQLSANRMLPSGSSNQAVPMQQGYMQGATMSPRSQQLDQSLIQQQQQQQPQLQQNAQSQLQQQTSLPLNQMQRPQLLPTSPLSQMLGPGSNLPMGSNHMSNTKATPASLQLHMMQQAQQQQPVQMSRKVMMGPGSSVNMGNMVNNVVGLSGLGNIMGMGNLRPMSSPMGSMSGLGNSPNQMSLGMASNLAAAGLRPGMNPAAIAKMRMGLAHQQRVTSLYPQTGMVGLPGSGSPILPSSAGLAMMGHHSLNRNNLNPMQRAMMSPMGPPKMPVGNFQMNAQQQMQQLQQLQQQQQLQQQQLQQNPQQQQQQQQLQQQQQLQQQQMQQLQQQQQLQQQQQQQQQQQMGSPLQQAAQVGSPAGSQQSLLMQQQQINPQQMAAMSPQLSSGPLQQVNNNVVNPVGTPGPPQSPQLSSHSQTQGSVSSIANSPMEQLQSANTGGPGSM; translated from the exons GATGCTATTGCCGAGAGAGCTAATGATGCGAATGGCATGAAGATTTCACCAGCATGCTCTAGGGCGATTTTGCCAG ATCATGAAGTTTCTTTCACTTTCAGTCTCTATGATAGAGGTTACCTCATCGCCAAGTCAGCAGTG CTGGATCCTTGCCAGCCCTCTGTTCAGGATGGGAAAACActgcatccatatgatagagcgTCAGAAAAATTGTTTTCT GCCATTGAAGCTGGAAGGCTGCCTGGAGATATTCTTGATGAGATACCAAGCAAGTACTACAATGGTTCAGTTATCTGTGAG ATACGCGACTACCGAAAGCATGCATCCAATCAAGTTCATGCACCATCTGCTGAGTTAGGACTACCTGCTGTGAATAAAGTGCAGCTTCAGATGACATTTGAAAATGTTGTTAGGGACATTATGCTGCTATCTGATGATTCATGGAGTTACAGAGATTTCATG GAGGCAGAGTCACGGATTGTCAAAGCTCTACAACCAGCACTTTGCTTAGACCCTACACCAAAGTTGGACCGACTTTGTCAGGATCCTGTTCCTCATAAG TTAAACCTTGGTGTTGGAAGAAAGAGGCGGTTGAGGCAAAATCCTGACGTTGTTGTCACATCCAGTTACATGTCTCATGGTAAAAAGGTGTGCATTGATAGGGTGTCTGAAAGTACCAAAACGGACGAGATGGGTATTGCAAGTAGCAATGTTACTCACCAGGTCCTTGATAACATTACTTCGCAAATTATGTCAGGTGGCTCTCAACCACTCAGACCAGGTAGTTCACAGGATGCAGCTAGAATGTCAATGGTGTCCCATTCTGGTATCCAGCAAAATATCAATTATTCTGCTGTTGGTAATGATCGTGGGGCAGGAGGTCCTGTCAGTTTTACTGGAGTCAATTCAAGCACTTCATCTCAGAACATGATGGCTTACAATGACAATGGCCTTCTATCTGTGAAGAGGGAACTACAAGAAGCTCCACTGCAAGACCCTAAAAGAGTAAAACCAACAATTGGCACTGATGATAtccagcagcagcaacagcggCAGCAGATACGGCCTCAATCAGCTGCCCTTGGTGGGCAGGACATGCAATGGAAGAAGGGGATGCAGTATGCTTCATTGAATGGCCAGAGATACCCTTCTCCAATGGTGAACAATATGCAAGATTCAGGGGCTTCCTTTTATTTCAGAGAGCAGGGTTTGAGATATGGTGCTAAGCAAGAGCAGATGGATGGCATGGACAGATGCAAAGACCCCTTGCAGGCTATGCCCCCTGAAAATACTGTGCTCGATCAGCAGCAGTCCCATGCTCAACATTTGTCACAACAAGCAGCAGCTAGAAACAATCTACAGAACATGGCACAGTGGCAGAATCCTCGGGGTCCAAGTGAGAAAGACATGAAGAAAGAAGAAATGCTTCAGAGAAGAAAGTTAGCTGCTGCCTCTCGTGTCTCTTCTGCACCAATGGTTCAGTCTCCAGTATCCTCTAAATCTGGAGAGATATCAAGCAGTTCAATGGGTGGCCAGTTTGGTTCTGCTGCGACATCTGCTGCAATTGGATCACATAAAGATAATAAGTTTGCCACGAGTTCTAGTGCTGCCGTAGGATACCCGTCTGTGGTTTCCAGTCCTAGTGATTCTATGCACCGGATGCAGCAGCCTTCGGTTGCTCCTTCAAAAAGGAAAAATTCTGCCCCCAAGACTCAACCACTTGTAAGCAGTGTAGGGTccccagccagtgtttcaaacaTGCTTCCTATACCGAATGCTAGCAGCCCTTCTGTTGGGACATCAATGGCTGACCAATCAATTCTTGAGAAATTTAGAAATATTGAGGCTATATCCAATCG GCATCAGCTGCACAATAAGAAGAACAAAGTTGATAAGTTATCTAATAATAGGAAGCCCATGATAAATGCAAGCCGAGAGAAAGTTGTTACACTTCTCTCCAGTTGCTTCCATACTGAGGATTACAAAGATGAGTTGAGGCCTCTTTGTAATTCTATGTTGAGTGGAACAATAAATTCCTTTAGGACCAGAATACTGAACTTTGTTGTGGCCAACCGCTCATACCAAG GTCCTACAAAGCTGTTCCGGATCATTTTCAAGGATAAGCCTGATGGGACAGTGGGAATGCAATATGGAGACCCAGAAGATTTCGACAATCGGAACTCACATGAATGTACACTCATATTACCCACCAAG TACCATGCCGACTTGCTTGCAACACAACTTATTGCTCGG ATGGAGAAAGAAGGCTATGATAAGGCAGATGATCAAGTTGTGCCCAGCAACCCTCCTGGTAACCTCAGTGGACTATCAGGCATGTTACCAGACAATACAGCTAATGAAGTGAAACAAGAGGGAGGTATAACCCAGCAACTTAATGCTGCAGCCCATGCAAATATGGTATCTGGAAGCCCTTTGCAACAACTTTCTGCCAATAGGATGCTTCCATCTGGGAGTAGCAACCAGGCAGTACCAATGCAGCAAGGGTATATGCAGGGTGCAACCATGTCTCCAAGGAGTCAACAACTCGACCAGAGTTTGATCcagcagcaacaacagcagcagccacAGCTGCAGCAGAATGCACAATCACAGCTTCAGCAACAAACATCTCTTCCTCTCAACCAGATGCAGAGACCCCAACTGCTACCAACAAGCCCATTATCTCAGATGCTGGGGCCTGGCTCAAATCTCCCAATGGGCTCAAACCACATGAGTAACACCAAGGCTACTCCTGCTTCCTTGCAGCTTCATATGATGCAGCAAGCACAGCAGCAACAGCCAGTGCAGATGTCGAGAAAAGTGATGATGGGGCCTGGCTCATCTGTGAACATGGGCAATATGGTTAACAATGTAGTAGGCCTCAGCGGTCTTGGAAATATTATGGGAATGGGCAATTTGCGGCCGATGTCCTCCCCGATGGGATCCATGTCAGGCTTAGGGAACAGTCCCAATCAGATGAGCCTTGGAATGGCATCCAATCTTGCCGCAGCTGGGCTTCGTCCAGGTATGAACCCTGCTGCTATTGCCAAGATGCGTATGGGATTAGCTCATCAACAAAGGGTGACCAGCCTTTACCCCCAGACTGGAATGGTTGGATTGCCTGGCAGTGGTTCACCAATCCTTCCTAGTTCTGCCGGCTTGGCCATGATGGGCCATCATTCACTAAATAGAAACAACCTTAATCCCATGCAGAGGGCCATGATGTCTCCAATGGGTCCACCAAAGATGCCAGTGGGTAATTTTCAGATGAATGCCCAACAGCAAATGCAACAGCTGCAGCagctgcagcagcagcagcaactgCAGCAGCAGCAACTCCAACAGAAcccacagcagcagcagcagcagcagcagctacagcagcagcagcaactaCAACAGCAACAGATGCAACAGCTCCAGCAACAGCAGCAactacagcagcagcagcagcagcagcaacaacaacaaatGGGATCTCCTTTGCAGCAGGCGGCACAAGTAGGTTCGCCTGCTGGTTCACAACAGTCATTGCTGATGCAGCAGCAGCAAATAAACCCGCAGCAAATGGCTGCGATGAGCCCGCAATTGAGCTCAGGGCCTCTGCAACAAGTGAATAACAATGTAGTCAATCCTGTGGGGACGCCAGGCCCGCCTCAAAGTCCACAGTTGAGCTCACACTCACAGACCCAAGGTTCAGTCAGCAGCATTGCAAACTCTCCAATGGAACAGCTGCAAAGTGCCAATACGGGAGGTCCTGGTAGCATGTAG